CACCACGACCGTGCCCGACCCGGGGGCGGCGTTGTCGGCGGACCTGATCCGCCGGGACTTCGACGTCGCCGCCGGCCGGGTCGACACCCGCTGGTGCGGCGACATCACCTACATCCACACGTGGGAGGGCTGGCTGTACCTCGCCACCGTCATCGACATCGCCTCACGCCGGGTTGTGGGCTGGGCGACCGCCGACCACCTACGGACCGATCTGCCCGCTCAGGCGTTGTCCAACGCGATCGCCGTCCGACGCCCGACCGGGCCGGTGATCTTCCACAGCGACCGGGGTTGCCAGTACACGAGTGCGCAGTACGCCCGGCTGGCCGACCGCAACGGGGTGCGGTTGTCGGTCGGTGGGCGGGGTCAGTGCTGGGACAACGCCGTCGCGGAGTCGTTCTTCGCCACGATCAAGACCGAACTGCTCGACCGGAGGGCGTGGCCGACCCGGGCCGCCGCCCGTGCGGCGATCTTCGAGTGGATCGAGGGGTGGTACAACACCCGCCGCCGCCATTCCACCCTGGACTACATGAGCCCGGCCGAGTATGAGGCGACGGCCTATTCCCGCAGGCCAACGAGCAAGGTAGCGTGAGATCAACTTACCGACCCTGTCCGTCAAACCGGGTCAACCCCATCCCGGTGCTGACCCGATTCCGCGACCGCCACCAGGCCGACGACCTGGTCGTGGTGGCCGACGCCGGGATGCTGTCCGCGGCCAACCTGCTGGCCTTGGAAGACGGATTCCGGTTCATCGTCGGCTCCAAGACCAGCAAAATCCCCTACGAACTTGAGGCCCACGTCGAGCGGCACGGCAACCACCTGCCCGACGGCGCGACGATCGAGACCACCCGGCGCATGGGCACCGGGACCAAGGCCCGCGACCGGCGGGTGGTCTACCAGTACACGTTCACACGAGCCCAGCACGACAACCGCGCGATCAACGCCATGGTCGAACGCGCCGAAAAGGTCGCCGCCGGCGAACGACCGCTGAAGAAGGACCGCTTCGTCACCTTCACCGACAGCACCACCAGCGTGAACTGGGACCTCGTCGAACGCGCCCGATCCCTGATCGGGATCAAGGGCTACGTCACCAACATCGACCCCACCGTGATGGACGGCGCGGCCGTCGTGGCCGCCTACCACGACCTCTACCAGGTCGAACGTTCCTTCCGGATGACCAAGTCCGACCTGGCCGCACGACCGGTCTTCCACCGCCTCGAAGACAGCATCCAGGCCCACCTGACCGTCGTGTTCGCCGCCCTGGCCATCTCCCGCGAAGCCCAAGCACGCTCCGGGCTGAGCATCAACAAGATCCTCAAGACCCTGCGGCCCCTCCGCTCAGCCACCGTCACCATCGGCACCCAGCAAGTGACCGCCCAGCCACGCATCACCGCCGAGACCCGAACCCTCCTGACCACCCTCGGCTGGAGTGGTCACTAAATCGCTACAACTCAGGCCTGGCCATGCCCGACCCGCCAACGACAACTGATCGCCCACTACCACCAAGCACCGGTATCGCTCATGATCTACCTGTCCGGGTACTTCATCGAAGCCTGCCAGGATCTGCCCAACACCGCCGCAGGCACGCTGCACCGGCGCTTCCTCGGCTGGCCGGCGCGCATCCCCGCCGAACACTGGCACGCCGACGCCCTCGAACACGACGATCGGATCGACACCGACGCCTACCACGACGCAAGATCGTAGGCTGGCTCAAAACGTCTATACAAGGAACATCAAGACGGCCCGGCTGACGCCGGGCCGCGCGCACGCGCTACTGCCTTCGGGTCGCGCGCACGCGCCCGCGCGACGACCAAGACGGCCAGGCGATGCGTCCCGGTCGAAGCGATCAAGGCCGTGACGATCCCATCACGGGTCAACCCACGCGACGGGTTCCGGGGATCGAGTAGGGGGCCGGGTCGCCCGACCCCCTCTCACACCACCGGACATGCGGGCCCGCATCCGGCGGTTCGTTAAGCCGCTTGGTTGAATCGTTGCCAGAGTTGGAAGAGCCGGTGCAGGCCGAGGTTGTCCCAGTAGGCACCGGGCAGGGCGACGCTGAGCGCGGTCGACCTCGCCATACGCCAGTGGCCCCGGTGGCTGTTGCCCCATTGGTGGGCTTGGCCAGTCGGGATCCCCAGCGACTTGAGGGCCCGCACTCTGCGTTTCGGAAGTTTCCACTCCTTCCAGCGCACCTGCCGTAGCCGGCGGTGTAGCCAGGCATCCACCCGACGGAACACGCTGGGTGTGCCGACCAGACGGAAGTAGCCCATCCACCCGAGGATGAACCCGTTGAGTTCCTCGATCCGCCTGCCCATCGGCACCCGCCAGTTTCGGCGGGTCAGTTGGCGCAGCCGCTGCTTGAGCCGCAGCACCGCCTTGGGATCGACCCGGATCCTGACCTCAGATTTAGAACAGTAGAACCCGAATCCGAGTAGCGTCGCCTTCGGAGCCGGGCGCACCGAGGACTTGTCCTGGTTCACCTTGAGCTTGAGCCGCTCCTCGATCACCTTCGTGACCGAGCCGAGCACCCTTTGGGCGGCTCGTTCGCTGCGCACGAACACGCGAATATCGTCGGCGTAGCGGACGAACCGGTGACCGCGCTGCCACAGCTCCCGGTCCAAGTCGTCGAGCATGATGTTCGACAAGATCGGCGAGAGCGGGGAGCCTTGCGGCGTTCCCTCCTCGGTCGCCAGTTTGACCCCGTCGACCATCACCCCGGCTTCCAGGTACCGGCGGATGAGCTTGAGCAGCTTACGGTCGTCAACCTTGCGAGCCACCCGCGCCATCAGCGTGTCGAACTGAACCCGGTCGAAGAACCGGTCCAGATCGACATCGACGACCCAGCGCAGCCCGTCAGCGACCGCTCGCCGCGCGACCCGTACCGCCCGGTGGGCGGACTTGCCGGGACGAAACCCGAAGCTGGCACCGCTGAAATGCGGGTCGAAGATCGGCGTGAGTACCTGCGCGATCGCCTGCTGGATCAACCGGTCCAGCACCGTGGGCACACCCAGATTCCGCGAACCGCCCCCGGGCTTGGGGATCACCACCCGGCGTACCGGCTGCGGCTGGTACGTGCCCGCGTCCAGAGCCGCCCGGACCTGCCCCCAGTGCTGACGTAGCCACCCACGAAGCTCGTGCGTGGCCAGGCCATCCACACCGGGTGCACCCCGATTGGACTCCACACGCTTCAGCGCCCGGCCAAGATTCTGCGGCGTGAGCATCTGCTCCCACAACGACAGCTCCCCGGCCTCGAAGGCGTTCTCCCCAATGCGCGCCGACCGGCCGCTACGCTCCACCGCAGGCTTTGACGGACTCACCGTCGCCGCCCTCGATGAGCCCACGTCCGCGGGATGGCTGCGATCACCGCGACCGGCACGAGCAACACCAGATCCTTCGCCTCACCTAACGTTCGGCCCTTCCCGACGTGAAACATCGATCCCCGCCGGTACTATGGCCTCTGCTGACTTCTGCCCGGTCCATCCCGCCCTCACGGCCGAGACGGTCACCACCATCGGCGGTGACACCCGGACAGACCTCCCCGGATAAGAACGACCACTTTCCCCCTACGCCCGCCGCGTCTACGTGACGGCCCTGTCGATGGTGACGGGCTTCGTCGTGCGATGCCGACTCACCCAAACCGTCCCGCCTCACTACGCGGTTCGTGTTCCTCGGTGCAGGGTTTCGCCTCGGGCTTCCTCCCGACCCCGCCTCACGACGACGCCGTTGCCTCCGGCTCGGGGCAAGCACCACCTCTCTCCCCAGGGGACTCTCACCCCCAAGCAATCGCCCATGCCGGGCATACATCGACGCCACGCCGCTTCGCGCCGTGCCAACGAGCAGCGCGATCTCGGTACCCAAGCCCTGAGATCTACATCGATCAATTCGCATGCGTTCCCGGTATCTGACATCAGTCGTGACAGCAACCGGGGTGCACAACCATGCACCCCGGCGCGCAAAGTCACTGAACCAGCACCATATGGAGTGGTCCACCGATGCTCCACAACTCCGGATCAATCGAACGTTTGGAAATCAAAGAGCCGACCGCTTGCGCCACTCTGCTTCAATTTCGGCGATCATTTCAGTTACGTTCTCATCCGAGAAGACGAACGGGCGCATTTGATCGACCACAGCCTCTCTTTTGGCTTCCGGCGTGGATAACTCACCCCACATTTCGGCCAGGTAATCGCGTACGGCAGGGCGTTCCATTGCTCGCGCTTCAAAGCGACGCCAATCACGCCAACCTTGCGCTTTCCGCGACTCCCCGATTTCTTCGTGATGCGCAATGATCGTCTCAACTAGCCGCTCATGTACGCGACTCAGGAGCGGGCTACCTTTCACCGCCCAATCCACATCGGCCGCGTTGAAGCGGATCTCCATCAAGCCCTTCTGAAGTGCGTAAAGCTCGTCGATGTTGTCGATCTCGAACATACTTCCTCATCATCCGAATGGATTCGGGCCATGGAAAACCACGTCATCGAGCGTGAATCTGAACGACCCCGTGTGCATGAGCTCGTTGGGTTGTGAGCCAGGCACCAGTTTAGTCCCAGCGGGCAACCTGAACGCGATCAGGTGGGTTCCTCGGTCTCCGCCCCTTCCCATGAAGAGTGCGTTGCTTGTTTCCTTAGAGCTAAGCATCTCCCTTGTGAAGTACGTGACGCCCTTTGCGTTCGCAGTTACCACACCGCCGTCCATGATTTTGGCGTGACTGCCTTCGGACGTGTAATGGAATACGACATTGTCGTCTAGCGAGTCCGCAAGGTTATCTACGCTGTGCTTCGCTGCATCGCCGCAGTTGTGGACGAGGACCGGCGTGTTGCCGGCTAGCACATAGTACGTGTGGGATTTTCACCCCGTCACGCAGTGTGACCTACGTGCTCATGGCCTTTCACCTGGCCTTTCGTGTGTGGCGCCAACTCGCCGCATCGAAATCTATCGGTGTTGACGGCGACGGTGACGGCAACCTGGAGAGACGCCCGTGACCGCCTGCGGTCGAGGCATCGATGGGTGGCGCTATCCGAGGTACGGGGTGTCGCGTTGCTCGGCGTGGTGGTGGAGGCGGAGGCGGACGGTGTCGTGGATGGGGATGTGGTCGAACTCGGCGGGGTCGATGAAGCGGACGTCAGTGGATTCATCGCTGACGGTGATGGCGCCGCCGACCGCGCGGGCGAGGTAGGTCACGGTGAACTCCTGCCGCACCTCACCGTCTGCGTACGCGATGACGTGTGCGGGGTCGGTGTAGATGCCGAGTAGGCCGGTGATCTCGATGTCGAGGCCGGTTTCTTCTTTGACCTCGCGGATGGCGCATTGTTGGAGGGTTTCGCCGATGTCCATGGCGCCGCCGGGTAGGGCCCAGTTGCCGGAGTCGGTGCGGCGTTGCAGCAGTACGCGGCCGTGCTGGTCGGTGACGATGGCGGCGGCGCCGGGGACGAGGCTGTTCGCGGTGGGGGCGTGCGGGTCGTGGTAGTAGTCGCGCCGGCCGGTCACCGGGTCTCCTTCGGGTAGGCGGTGGCGGTTTGCCAGATCTGTTCGAACTGGTCGGCGTGGGCGGCGAAGATGCCGTGCGGGGAGAGTTCGCGCAGGTGTAGGGCGGGGTGTTGGTAGCCGCGGGCGCGGTATAGGTGTGGGGTGACGATCATCTGGTGGTCGAACCGGAACACCGAGTTGTACAGGTGCACGGTGTGCAGGCCGATCTCCACCCCGGGTACGTCGTGGAGGGTTCGCAGAAGTTGAGGGCGTTGCGGATCCGGCCGGGTAGGGTGCCGCCGATCTGTTCGAGGGCGTCGCGTTCGGCGACGTGCGGGCAGTCGGGGTCGGCGAACGCGAGCCGGACGCGGGCGCCGTTGGCGGCTTTGTCGGTGATGAGCTGCATGGTGTTGGGCAGCAGTTCCAGCAGGAACGGGTAGGCGTAGCCGAGCAGGTCGATCCGCGTGGTGGCGCCGGTGAGCAGGGCGGCCCAGACGTGGTGGGGGATGTCGGCGCGGTGGGCGTAGGCGGCGACGACCTCAGCGGTGGCTTCCGCGCCCGGAGCCTGGTCGGGGCGGGTCTGGGGCCACAGGTCGGCTTCGGTCTCGCCGAGGGCGTCGGCGACGGCGAGGCGGGTGCGTTGGTGCGGGACGCGACCGGCGAGCCACCGGGTGACGGTCTTGACGTCGACACCGACGGCTGCGGCGAGGGCGGCCGGGTCGAGGTGGGCGCGGAGCATGGCCGCGCGGAGGCGGTGACTCATACCGACCCACGGTAGTGGACACGGCGGGACGCGCCAGGGTCATAGAAGTGTCCGACGTGATGTCTGTCGGGACGTTGGGGTGCCCGGGGTTGGTTCGTAGGTTCTGCGGCAGGGCCTCGCCGGTTCGCTTGCGGCAGATTCGCCGGGCTGGTGGGTGCCAGGGGGAAGGGGTTGCCGTCGACCCGGGATGTGGTCGGGTCGGGTGTCGGCAGTGGCCCCTTCCCCCTTCCAACGAGTCGGAAGGGTGGTGGGGTGGGTGTCGGTGCATCAGCCGGTACGGCCGCAGTGGATCTGCGCGGGGTGCGGCGCAGCGTGGCCGTGTCGGACTCGTAAGCGGCAGCTCGTGGCGGAGTTCACCGGTGCACGGGTGTCGCTGATGCTGCACCTGTCGGCGTACCTGGTGCAGGCGTGCGAGGATCTGCCACACACGCCGTCGGGGGTGTTGCACGCGCGGTTCCTCGCCTGGCCACGCTCGGCGGCACTGCGCGACGAGTAGCAAGCGCCCCGACCAGGATCATGGGTCCGGGTCGGGGCGCCGCTGGTCGGGTGTCAGTTGTCGGCGGGTGGGGTGTCGTCGTCTGGGTCGGTGTCGTCGGGGTGCAGGGCTCGGTTCATGGCTTCGATGGCGTTGCGGTGCAGGCGGGGTCGGATGTGGGCGTAGATGTCGGCGGTGACGTGCAGCCGGGCGTGGCCGAGGAGTTCCTTGATGGTGACGAGTTCGACGCCCTGTTCCAGCAGCAACGTCGCGCAAGTGTGTCGGAGATCGTGGAAGCGGATGTAGCGGACCTCGGCGAGGTAACAAATCGTCTCGTGTTGACGGTGCACGTTGGCGGGGTCGAGCGGCCCTCCCGTAGTTGAGGCGAACACCAGGTCGAGATCTGCCCAGGTGTCGCCGGCTTTCCGCCGGTCGACGGCCTGGCGTTGGCGGTAGAGGGTCAGCGAGGTGATGCAGTCTCGGGGTAGCAGGATCCGCCGTTGTGAGGCTTCGGTCTTGGGTGGTTGGAAGGTCATGCCGCCTTTGGTGCGGGCGAGGGTGCGGCGTACGGACAGGTGCCCGGCTTCGAGGTCGATGTCGGACCATTGCAGGCCGAGGATTTCGCCGCGTCGCATGCCGGTGCGTAGCGCGAGTTCGAACAGTGGGCCGTGGCGGTGGAACGCGGCGGCGTACAGATATTTGCGGGCCTCCCGGGCGGTGAACGGTTGGTATCGGCTGCGGGCGGGGGTGGGGAGTCGGACCGGGGAGGCGACGTTGCGGTGCAAGAGTTCCTCCCGTACGGCGTGGGCGAGGGCTGCGGACAGGACCGCGCGGATGTAGCGGACCGTCGCCGGCTTCACGTGGCGTTGGCAGCAGGCGCCGACGGCGCAGCAGCGGGGCCGTCGGTCCTTGCGCGGGTGGTGCGGGTCGCGGCGGGTGTCCCAACCACGGGCGCAGCACTGGCACACGGATTGGATGGTGTCAAGGAACGTGCGGACCTCGGTGACGGTGAGCGCGGCGAGCCGGCGGTGACCGAGGGCGGGGATGAGGAACTGGCGGACGTAGGTGTCGTAGTTGGCGTAGGTGGTGGGCCGGACCTGGTGGACCACCACGGTGGTGAGCCAGCGGGTGAGGTAGTCGGCGACGGTGAGCGTCGGGTCGGCGGTCGCGGGCAGACCCCGGTGGGAGTCGGCGAGTTTGACGGCCAGCTTGTCGGCGGCTTCCTTGCGGGTGGCGCCGTAGACCCGGACCCGTCGGCTGCTGCCGTCGGCGGCCTGGACGTAGCCGGCGCCTTCCCACCGGCCGTCGGCGCGCTGGTAGACGGTGCCTTCACCGTTGGCGCGTTTCCTACCGGCCATGTCCGGTCACCTCCCCGTTCAACTCGCGCAGGTAGGCGGCCAGGGCCGTGGCGGGGATGCGGCGGCACCGGCCGATGCGGACCGACCGGAGTCGTCGGGTGCGGATGAGGTGGTAGACGGTGTGCTTGGACACTTGGAGCCGGTCCATGACCTGGGCCACGGTGAGCAGGTCAGCGGTCACGCCCCACCTCCGGGTCC
The sequence above is a segment of the Micromonospora sp. WMMA1363 genome. Coding sequences within it:
- a CDS encoding transposase, encoding MLTRFRDRHQADDLVVVADAGMLSAANLLALEDGFRFIVGSKTSKIPYELEAHVERHGNHLPDGATIETTRRMGTGTKARDRRVVYQYTFTRAQHDNRAINAMVERAEKVAAGERPLKKDRFVTFTDSTTSVNWDLVERARSLIGIKGYVTNIDPTVMDGAAVVAAYHDLYQVERSFRMTKSDLAARPVFHRLEDSIQAHLTVVFAALAISREAQARSGLSINKILKTLRPLRSATVTIGTQQVTAQPRITAETRTLLTTLGWSGH
- the ltrA gene encoding group II intron reverse transcriptase/maturase, which translates into the protein MSPSKPAVERSGRSARIGENAFEAGELSLWEQMLTPQNLGRALKRVESNRGAPGVDGLATHELRGWLRQHWGQVRAALDAGTYQPQPVRRVVIPKPGGGSRNLGVPTVLDRLIQQAIAQVLTPIFDPHFSGASFGFRPGKSAHRAVRVARRAVADGLRWVVDVDLDRFFDRVQFDTLMARVARKVDDRKLLKLIRRYLEAGVMVDGVKLATEEGTPQGSPLSPILSNIMLDDLDRELWQRGHRFVRYADDIRVFVRSERAAQRVLGSVTKVIEERLKLKVNQDKSSVRPAPKATLLGFGFYCSKSEVRIRVDPKAVLRLKQRLRQLTRRNWRVPMGRRIEELNGFILGWMGYFRLVGTPSVFRRVDAWLHRRLRQVRWKEWKLPKRRVRALKSLGIPTGQAHQWGNSHRGHWRMARSTALSVALPGAYWDNLGLHRLFQLWQRFNQAA
- a CDS encoding NUDIX domain-containing protein translates to MTGRRDYYHDPHAPTANSLVPGAAAIVTDQHGRVLLQRRTDSGNWALPGGAMDIGETLQQCAIREVKEETGLDIEITGLLGIYTDPAHVIAYADGEVRQEFTVTYLARAVGGAITVSDESTDVRFIDPAEFDHIPIHDTVRLRLHHHAEQRDTPYLG
- a CDS encoding flavin reductase, yielding MGWVSVHQPVRPQWICAGCGAAWPCRTRKRQLVAEFTGARVSLMLHLSAYLVQACEDLPHTPSGVLHARFLAWPRSAALRDE
- a CDS encoding site-specific integrase, producing the protein MAGRKRANGEGTVYQRADGRWEGAGYVQAADGSSRRVRVYGATRKEAADKLAVKLADSHRGLPATADPTLTVADYLTRWLTTVVVHQVRPTTYANYDTYVRQFLIPALGHRRLAALTVTEVRTFLDTIQSVCQCCARGWDTRRDPHHPRKDRRPRCCAVGACCQRHVKPATVRYIRAVLSAALAHAVREELLHRNVASPVRLPTPARSRYQPFTAREARKYLYAAAFHRHGPLFELALRTGMRRGEILGLQWSDIDLEAGHLSVRRTLARTKGGMTFQPPKTEASQRRILLPRDCITSLTLYRQRQAVDRRKAGDTWADLDLVFASTTGGPLDPANVHRQHETICYLAEVRYIRFHDLRHTCATLLLEQGVELVTIKELLGHARLHVTADIYAHIRPRLHRNAIEAMNRALHPDDTDPDDDTPPADN
- a CDS encoding helix-turn-helix domain-containing protein, whose translation is MTADLLTVAQVMDRLQVSKHTVYHLIRTRRLRSVRIGRCRRIPATALAAYLRELNGEVTGHGR